The Deltaproteobacteria bacterium genome has a segment encoding these proteins:
- a CDS encoding SAM-dependent DNA methyltransferase, producing MCKEELEPTNNPDSQVVSRKRVVDHGEVYTNEREVNAMLDLVKQETGRIESRFLEPACGTGNFLAEVLKRKLTIVESRYGKSQLEFERYAILAVTSVYGIDLLEDNVDKCRERLLALFNERYDSLYKISVKSECKATVQYVLKKNIICGDALSLQTVGDNAKPIIFSEWSPVNGNMIKRRDFSFRALLSHAGLRELPLFSDQGDEVFIPNPVKDYPLIHFLRLVDAE from the coding sequence ATGTGTAAAGAAGAGCTAGAACCAACAAACAACCCAGACAGTCAAGTTGTCTCAAGAAAAAGGGTTGTGGATCATGGCGAGGTCTACACGAACGAACGTGAAGTTAATGCCATGTTGGACCTGGTGAAACAAGAGACAGGACGAATTGAATCGCGTTTTCTAGAACCCGCCTGTGGTACGGGGAATTTTTTGGCTGAGGTTTTAAAAAGGAAACTGACTATTGTTGAGTCCCGATATGGCAAGAGTCAGTTAGAGTTTGAACGTTATGCCATTTTGGCAGTTACCAGTGTCTATGGCATCGATCTCTTGGAAGATAATGTAGACAAATGCAGAGAAAGGCTTTTGGCTCTTTTTAATGAACGATATGATTCGCTCTATAAGATATCGGTAAAGTCAGAGTGCAAGGCTACGGTTCAGTATGTACTCAAAAAAAATATTATCTGCGGTGATGCCTTATCTCTGCAAACTGTGGGAGATAATGCTAAGCCCATTATTTTTTCAGAGTGGTCGCCGGTTAATGGCAATATGATCAAGCGGCGGGACTTTTCTTTTAGAGCCTTGCTCTCGCATGCTGGCTTGCGCGAGCTGCCGCTCTTTTCGGATCAGGGTGATGAAGTTTTTATCCCAAATCCGGTGAAAGATTATCCGCTCATTCATTTTTTGAGGTTGGTAGATGCTGAATA